From the Lolium rigidum isolate FL_2022 chromosome 2, APGP_CSIRO_Lrig_0.1, whole genome shotgun sequence genome, one window contains:
- the LOC124693200 gene encoding peptidyl-prolyl cis-trans isomerase FKBP12-like, with the protein MGAELFLPGGGSGKVSAAAASSALAGSSLGNGRCLAVASHQRRGRQRGSMWQWRHSRTATGQRQQHQRCCAIPELWRGDADDGKVGFEKEILKPGTGPKPVKGQKVTVHCTGYGKDGDLSQKFWSTKDKGQQEFTFTIGMGSVIKGWDEGVLTMQVGEVARITCTPDYGYGASGFPAWGIRPNSELVFEIEVLSAKSW; encoded by the exons ATGGGGGCAGAGTTGTTCCTGCCGGGAGGGGGCAGCGGCAAGGTCTCCGCCGCGGCAGCATCGAGCGCCCTCGCCGGGTCCTCGCTGGGAAATGGACGCTGCCTGGCAGTAGCTAGCCATCAGCGGCGCGGCCGGCAGCGTGGTTCCATGTGGCAATGGCGGCATA GTCGCACCGCCACCGGTCAGAGACAACAACACCAACGCTGCTGTGCCATCCCGGAGTTGTGGAGAGGAGACGCGGATGACGGGAAGGTGGGATTCGAGAAGGAGATCCTGAAACCTGGCACCGGCCCCAAGCCCGTCAAGGGCCAGAAGGTCACCGTCCACTGCACCGGCTACG ggaaggatggtgatctgtctcAGAAGTTCTGGAG taccAAGGATAAGGGGCAGCAGGAATTCACTTTCACCATTGGCATGGGCTCAGTGATCAAAG GATGGGATGAGGGAGTTCTGACCATGCAAGTGGGCGAAGTTGCTCGTATTACG TGCACCCCAGATTACGGATATGGAGCCAGTGGCTTTCCAGCCTGGGGAATTCGACCAAATTCCGAGCTAGTATTCGAGATAGAGGTTCTCAGCGCCAAATCTTGGTAG
- the LOC124688437 gene encoding uncharacterized protein At2g39795, mitochondrial-like, whose amino-acid sequence MALFAAARRAATCSLPLLRASTASRGAASLLRPLAAAAARPMPFSSATAVKPSSDDELLRVIKSEIKFAEDCDDHDRVEEIPENFPFKITDKKGLNEITLTRTYQGEKIEVLVSMPSLVTGDEAEHDQDEDDKEKDDDQEDGEKAPKSTIPLIVTVSKSDGPSLEFTCTAYPDEILIDTLSVKQPAANEDEELIAYEGPDFNDLDENLQRAFHKYLELRGITPLTTNFLHEYMINKDSREYLFWLNKLKDFVKQ is encoded by the exons ATGGCCCtcttcgccgccgcccgccgcgccgccacctgctccctccccctcctccgtGCGTCCACCGCATCGCGCGGCGCCGCATCCCTGCTCCGCCCCCTGgcagccgcggcggcgcggccgatGCCCTTCTCGTCGGCGACCGCGGTGAAGCCTAGCTCCGACGACGAGCTCCTCCGCGTCATCAAGTCCGAGATAAAATTCGCCGAGGACTGCGACGACCACGACCGG GTTGAGGAGATCCCAGAGAACTTTCCTTTCAAAATCACGGACAAGAAGGGCCTCAATGAGATCACTCTAACAAGAACTTACCAGGGAGAGAAGATCGAGGTGTTGGTCTCCATGCCCAGCCTAGTCACCGGAGACGAGGCAGAGCATGACCAGGATGAGGATGACAAAGAGAAAGATGATGATCAGGAAGATGGCGAGAAGGCCCCAAAGTCCACCATCCCCCTCATAGTCACCGTCTCCAAGAGCGATGGCCCAAGCCTCGAGTTCACCTGCACTGCCTACCCCGACGAGATCTTGATCGACACCTTGTCTGTGAAGCAGCCAGCAGCGAACGAGGATGAGGAGCTCATTGCGTACGAGGGCCCTGATTTCAA CGACCTTGATGAGAACCTGCAGAGGGCGTTCCACAAGTACCTGGAGCTGAGGGGGATCACGCCCTTGACCACCAACTTCCTGCATGAGTACATGATCAACAAGGACAGCCGCGAGTACCTCTTCTGGCTGAACAAGCTCAAGGACTTCGTCAAGCAGTAG
- the LOC124693199 gene encoding peptidyl-prolyl cis-trans isomerase FKBP12-like, translating into MGFEKQILKVGAGPNPVKGQKVTVHCTGYGKDGDLTKKFWSTKDPGQEPFAFNIGLGKVIKGWDEGVLSMQLGEVARLTCTPDYAYGAGGFPAWGIRPNSVLVFEIEVLSAN; encoded by the exons ATGGGATTCGAGAAGCAGATCCTGAAAGTCGGCGCCGGCCCCAACCCCGTCAAGGGCCAGAAGGTCACCGTCCACTGCACCGGCTACG ggaaggatggtgatctgactAAGAAGTTCTGGAG TACCAAGGACCCTGGGCAGGAGCCATTTGCTTTCAACATTGGCCTGGGTAAAGTGATCAAAG GATGGGACGAGGGAGTCCTGAGCATGCAATTGGGTGAAGTCGCTCGTCTTACG TGCACCCCAGATTACGCCTATGGAGCCGGTGGCTTTCCAGCCTGGGGAATTCGGCCAAACTCTGTGCTGGTATTCGAGATCGAGGTTCTTAGCGCCAACTGA